From Pseudomonas fluorescens:
CTAACGCGCGTACCCGTAAAGGTCCGCGTAAGCCGATCCGCAAGTAATCGCCCCAGCGAATCGACAGGAAAATTATCATGGCAAAACCTGCTGCTCGTCCTCGTAAAAAAGTTAAAAAGACAGTGGTTGATGGCATCGCCCACATCCATGCATCTTTTAACAACACCATCGTGACCATCACCGACCGTCAAGGTAACGCGCTTTCTTGGGCTACCTCCGGTGGTTCGGGTTTCCGCGGTTCCCGCAAGTCCACCCCGTTTGCTGCTCAAGTAGCTGCTGAACGTGCTGGTCAAGCTGCGCTGGAATATGGCCTGAAAAACCTCGACGTTAACGTCAAAGGTCCAGGTCCAGGTCGTGAGTCTGCTGTCCGTGCTTTGAACGGCTGTGGCTATAAGATCGCCAGCATCACCGACGTGACGCCAATCCCGCACAACGGGTGCCGTCCGCCGAAGAAGCGCCGCGTGTAATCCAGGAGATTGTAAAGAATGGCTCGTTACATTGGTCCAAAATGCAAACTCGCTCGTCGCGAAGGCACCGATCTCTTCCTGAAGAGCGGCGTGCGCGCGATCGAATCGAAGTGCAACATCGAAGCAGCACCTGGTATCCACGGCCAACGCCGCGGTCGCCAGTCCGATTACGGCACCCAACTGCGTGAAAAGCAGAAGGTCCGTCGTATCTACGGCGTTCTCGAGCGTCAGTTCAGCGGCTACTACAAAGAAGCTGCTGGCAAGAAAGGTGCAACCGGTGAAAACCTGCTGCAACTGCTCGAATGCCGTCTGGACAACGTTGTATACCGTATGGGCTTTGGTTCTACTCGTGCCGAATCCCGTCAGCTGGTATCGCACAAGTCGATCAGCGTTAACGGCCAGACCGTAAACGTTCCGTCCTACCAGGTTCGTGCTGGTGACGTGGTCGCAGTTCGCGAGAAAGCAAAAAACCAACTTCGCATTGTCCAAGCTCTCGATCTGTGTGCCCAACGTGGCCGCGTAGAATGGGTAGAAGTAGACACTGAGAAGAAGTCGGGCGTTTTCAAGAACGTTCCTGCTCGCAGTGATCTGTCCGCCGACATCAACGAAAGCCTGATTGTCGAGCTCTACTCCAAGTAAGGGCTAGAAAATAGGTGCATCCATGCAGATTTCGGTAAATGAGTTCCTGACACCCCGCCATATTGATGTGCAGGTTGTCAGTCCAACCCGCGCCAAGATCACACTCGAGCCTCTCGAGCGTGGTTTTGGCCACACCCTGGGCAACGCGCTGCGCCGCATCCTGTTGTCCTCAATGCCCGGCTGTGCAGTAGTCGAGGCCGAGATTGACGGTGTGCTCCACGAGTACAGCGCCATCGAAGGTGTACAGGAAGACGTAATTGAAATCCTGTTGAACCTTAAAGGTCTGGCTATCAAGCTGCACGGCCGTGACGAAGTTACGCTGACCTTGTCGAAGAAGGGTTCGGGGGTGGTTACCGCTGCCGATATTCAGCTGGATCATGATGTCGAGATCGTTAACCCCGATCACGTAATCGCTAACCTGGCGTCTAACGGCGCCCTGAACATGAAGCTCACTGTAGCTCGTGGTCGTGGTTATGAACCGGCCGACTCGCGTCAGAGCGATGAAGACGAAAGCCGCAGCATTGGTCGCTTGCAGCTTGACTCTTCGTTCAGCCCGGTTCGCCGTATCGCATACGTGGTGGAAAACGCCCGTGTCGAGCAGCGTACTAACCTGGACAAGCTGGTTATTGATCTGGAAACCAACGGTACTCTGGATCCTGAAGAGGCTATCCGCCGCGCTGCAACCATTCTGCAACAGCAGTTGGCTGCGTTCGTCGACCTCAAAGGTGACAGCGAACCAGTGGTAATCGAGCAGGAAGACGAGATCGATCCGATCCTGCTTCGCCCGGTTGACGATC
This genomic window contains:
- the rpsK gene encoding 30S ribosomal protein S11 — translated: MAKPAARPRKKVKKTVVDGIAHIHASFNNTIVTITDRQGNALSWATSGGSGFRGSRKSTPFAAQVAAERAGQAALEYGLKNLDVNVKGPGPGRESAVRALNGCGYKIASITDVTPIPHNGCRPPKKRRV
- the rpsD gene encoding 30S ribosomal protein S4, yielding MARYIGPKCKLARREGTDLFLKSGVRAIESKCNIEAAPGIHGQRRGRQSDYGTQLREKQKVRRIYGVLERQFSGYYKEAAGKKGATGENLLQLLECRLDNVVYRMGFGSTRAESRQLVSHKSISVNGQTVNVPSYQVRAGDVVAVREKAKNQLRIVQALDLCAQRGRVEWVEVDTEKKSGVFKNVPARSDLSADINESLIVELYSK
- a CDS encoding DNA-directed RNA polymerase subunit alpha — its product is MQISVNEFLTPRHIDVQVVSPTRAKITLEPLERGFGHTLGNALRRILLSSMPGCAVVEAEIDGVLHEYSAIEGVQEDVIEILLNLKGLAIKLHGRDEVTLTLSKKGSGVVTAADIQLDHDVEIVNPDHVIANLASNGALNMKLTVARGRGYEPADSRQSDEDESRSIGRLQLDSSFSPVRRIAYVVENARVEQRTNLDKLVIDLETNGTLDPEEAIRRAATILQQQLAAFVDLKGDSEPVVIEQEDEIDPILLRPVDDLELTVRSANCLKAENIYYIGDLIQRTEVELLKTPNLGKKSLTEIKDVLASRGLSLGMRLDNWPPASLKKDDKATA